A single genomic interval of Agromyces cerinus harbors:
- a CDS encoding sulfite exporter TauE/SafE family protein encodes MLLAVAVSVLVGALAQRITGMGFALIAAPALVILLGPFDGVVLVNLCAVLSSLLILPRVWRHIEWQRFGWLVVPALVGTAVGALVAARLPGPVLQLGVGVLVVVALTVSLAVTRTDHVATGPVPAIVAGAASGFMNASAGVGGPALSVYAVATRWPQAGFAATAQPYFVVIGVASLVGKLGATGWALPELEPGAWPLVIGALLVGLGLGELLHKRIPHHAARIAVIVIAYAGGIAAMVDGALKLWG; translated from the coding sequence GTGCTCCTCGCCGTCGCCGTCTCCGTGCTCGTCGGCGCACTGGCCCAGCGCATCACGGGAATGGGCTTCGCGCTCATCGCCGCACCCGCGCTCGTGATCCTGCTCGGCCCGTTCGACGGCGTCGTACTCGTGAACCTCTGCGCCGTGCTCTCCTCGCTCCTCATCCTGCCGAGGGTCTGGCGACACATCGAATGGCAGCGATTCGGATGGCTCGTCGTGCCGGCGCTCGTCGGCACCGCTGTCGGCGCGCTCGTCGCTGCGCGCCTGCCGGGGCCGGTGCTCCAGCTCGGTGTCGGCGTGCTCGTGGTCGTGGCGCTCACCGTGTCGCTCGCCGTCACCCGCACCGACCACGTCGCGACGGGTCCCGTTCCGGCGATCGTGGCCGGCGCGGCATCCGGATTCATGAACGCGTCGGCCGGCGTCGGCGGCCCGGCGCTCAGCGTCTACGCGGTCGCGACGCGCTGGCCGCAAGCGGGGTTCGCCGCCACCGCCCAGCCCTACTTCGTCGTGATCGGGGTGGCCTCCCTCGTCGGCAAGCTCGGCGCCACCGGCTGGGCGCTGCCCGAACTCGAACCCGGCGCCTGGCCGCTCGTCATCGGCGCACTGCTCGTCGGCCTCGGCCTCGGCGAACTCCTGCACAAACGCATCCCCCACCACGCGGCGCGCATCGCCGTGATCGTGATCGCCTACGCCGGCGGCATCGCCGCGATGGTCGACGGTGCGCTGAAGCTCTGGGGCTAG
- a CDS encoding MSCRAMM family protein → MLRGNRMLIAGLTGLIAAAVMTTVAITPASAATTASWAAWAPLTGAGGAFQTTMTLAGQPALAASVTSDSRAGQVGVISGASAWLSQGTPVGAKYGSSQNQPYLNLRPKADTPAGASTTTYSFPTPTPSSNWTFVLGDIDADQVRIAAVGADGAALTAEELGFQGGFNYCAPGVVGKPSCTGDATDVPSWDPAKLTLTGNAAAADTSGASGWFEPSVPISSLSFFFTRRSGLPVYQTWFASLARDITGTVTDAGTGPVDGVALNLIDGDGTVVGTTTTAGGGLYDFPGFFATDGYTVEAVLPAGKIAVDASRKPADLSTADAVVDFEIRDIVPVAVSGNVSDSEGNPMSGVTVSIGDVTTTTDSNGDYLFDTVPLGTYTATITTPEGYTITTSPPPFAVPDGVETPITDVDFVVAANPSLSGTVTAAGAGVPGVTITATGPGGTLSTVTGADGSYRFPLLPAGEYTIEMTTPDGSIAVGPATRSESVAADDVTGVDFALAKTGSIEGAVATDDGTPFPGATITITGPDGSTPISSGPDGTYAADALPPGEYTLTMTVPTGYTAVGPTTLTVTITEAGEVFSDRDFVLLADAPTPTTPPTPPPSTPPAGGSTPAGTLPATGVDPAFGLAAWIALGALAAGASAMVTPRLRRRTMR, encoded by the coding sequence ATGCTTCGGGGGAATCGCATGCTCATCGCCGGTCTCACCGGCCTCATCGCCGCAGCCGTCATGACGACGGTCGCAATCACACCGGCGTCGGCCGCCACGACCGCGAGTTGGGCGGCCTGGGCGCCGCTCACCGGCGCCGGCGGTGCCTTCCAGACCACGATGACGCTCGCGGGGCAGCCCGCCCTCGCCGCCTCGGTCACGAGCGACTCACGGGCCGGTCAGGTGGGGGTCATCTCCGGAGCATCCGCTTGGCTCTCGCAGGGCACGCCTGTCGGCGCGAAGTACGGGTCGAGCCAGAACCAGCCCTACCTGAACCTCCGCCCGAAGGCCGACACGCCTGCGGGCGCCTCGACCACGACGTACTCGTTCCCGACGCCGACCCCGTCGTCGAACTGGACCTTCGTGCTCGGCGACATCGACGCCGACCAGGTGCGCATCGCTGCCGTCGGGGCCGACGGTGCGGCGCTCACGGCCGAAGAGCTCGGGTTCCAGGGCGGGTTCAACTACTGCGCTCCGGGCGTCGTCGGCAAGCCCTCGTGCACGGGCGACGCGACCGACGTTCCGAGCTGGGATCCCGCGAAGCTCACGCTCACGGGCAACGCGGCCGCCGCCGACACGAGCGGGGCATCCGGGTGGTTCGAGCCCTCCGTGCCGATCAGCTCCCTCTCGTTCTTCTTCACGCGTCGCTCCGGCCTGCCGGTCTACCAGACCTGGTTCGCCTCGCTCGCGCGCGACATCACCGGCACGGTCACCGACGCCGGCACGGGTCCGGTCGACGGGGTCGCCCTCAACCTGATCGATGGCGATGGCACCGTCGTCGGCACCACGACCACGGCCGGCGGCGGCCTCTACGACTTCCCGGGCTTCTTCGCGACCGACGGGTACACCGTCGAGGCGGTGCTGCCCGCCGGCAAGATCGCGGTCGACGCCTCCCGCAAGCCGGCCGATCTGTCGACCGCCGACGCCGTGGTCGACTTCGAGATCCGCGACATCGTGCCGGTCGCCGTCTCGGGCAACGTCTCGGATTCCGAGGGCAACCCGATGTCAGGCGTCACCGTCTCCATCGGCGATGTCACGACGACGACCGACTCGAACGGCGACTACCTCTTCGACACCGTGCCGCTGGGCACCTACACGGCGACGATCACGACGCCCGAGGGATACACCATCACGACGAGCCCTCCGCCGTTCGCCGTGCCCGACGGCGTCGAGACGCCGATCACCGATGTCGACTTCGTGGTCGCCGCGAACCCGTCGCTCTCGGGCACCGTCACCGCCGCAGGTGCCGGAGTGCCCGGCGTCACCATCACCGCGACCGGCCCGGGCGGCACCCTCTCGACCGTCACCGGCGCCGATGGCAGCTACCGCTTCCCGCTCCTTCCGGCGGGCGAGTACACGATCGAGATGACGACGCCCGATGGCTCCATCGCGGTGGGGCCCGCGACGCGAAGCGAGTCGGTGGCGGCAGATGACGTGACCGGCGTCGACTTCGCCCTCGCGAAGACCGGCAGCATCGAGGGCGCGGTCGCCACCGACGACGGCACCCCGTTCCCCGGCGCGACCATCACGATCACCGGCCCCGACGGGTCGACGCCGATCTCGAGCGGGCCCGACGGCACCTACGCGGCTGACGCGCTGCCGCCGGGCGAGTACACGTTGACCATGACCGTGCCCACCGGATACACCGCGGTCGGCCCCACGACGCTCACCGTCACCATCACCGAGGCCGGCGAGGTGTTCAGCGACCGGGACTTCGTGCTGCTCGCGGATGCGCCGACCCCGACCACGCCGCCGACCCCGCCGCCCAGCACGCCGCCGGCAGGCGGCTCGACGCCCGCAGGCACGCTGCCGGCCACCGGCGTGGACCCCGCCTTCGGCCTCGCGGCTTGGATCGCCCTCGGCGCCCTCGCCGCCGGTGCCTCGGCGATGGTGACGCCCCGCCTGCGCCGCCGCACGATGCGCTGA
- a CDS encoding sodium/solute symporter — MNPVIGYAAIAAVALTSALIGFYGLRVSRTTSDFYVASRTVRPWWNASAIGGEYLSAASFLGIAGLILLQGAGGLWFPIGYTAGYLMLLLFVAAPLRRSGAYTIPDFTEARLESTTARRVTSTLVIVIGWFYIVPQLQGAALTVRITTGLPSWVGSVAVAVLVAVIVAAGGMRSITFVQAFQFWLKLTALAVPVVALLLIVGGGEPPARLTPAEAFPPAAGPGDLDVYRTVSLMVALLLGTLGLPHVLVRFYTNPDGVAARRTTVIVLALLSVFYLFPTAFGLLGRAFAPDLAAPGEADALILLLPGRLVPGIWGELLTALVIAGAFGAFLSTSSGLVVSLAGVISQDLLGGSVRGFRIAAVVSSLIPLVVALSTESAGLAGSVGLVFAFTASTLCPMLILGIWWRGLTARGAIAGMLTGALLSGAAILGGPLLSAAVPALRPFLEQPAAWTVPLAVLVTVLVSRGDHRGIPRGTDAFLTRLHVPERRVH, encoded by the coding sequence GTGAACCCCGTCATCGGCTACGCCGCGATCGCCGCCGTCGCCCTCACCTCGGCGCTGATCGGCTTCTACGGGCTGCGGGTCTCGCGCACGACGAGCGACTTCTACGTCGCCTCGCGCACCGTGCGGCCGTGGTGGAACGCCTCGGCCATCGGCGGCGAGTATCTCTCGGCGGCCTCGTTCCTCGGCATCGCCGGACTCATCCTGCTGCAGGGCGCCGGTGGGCTGTGGTTCCCGATCGGCTACACGGCCGGATACCTCATGCTCCTGCTCTTCGTGGCGGCGCCGCTCCGCCGTTCGGGGGCGTACACGATCCCCGACTTCACCGAGGCACGCCTCGAGTCGACGACGGCCAGGCGCGTGACCTCGACGCTCGTCATCGTGATCGGCTGGTTCTACATCGTGCCGCAGCTGCAGGGCGCGGCCCTCACCGTGCGCATCACGACGGGACTGCCCTCGTGGGTCGGCTCCGTCGCAGTCGCCGTGCTCGTCGCGGTCATCGTCGCCGCGGGCGGCATGCGCTCGATCACCTTCGTGCAGGCCTTCCAGTTCTGGCTGAAGCTCACCGCGCTCGCGGTTCCCGTCGTGGCGTTGCTCCTCATCGTCGGCGGGGGCGAGCCGCCCGCCCGGCTCACGCCCGCCGAGGCGTTCCCTCCGGCCGCCGGCCCGGGCGACCTCGACGTCTACCGCACGGTCTCGCTCATGGTGGCGCTGCTCCTCGGCACCCTCGGGTTGCCGCACGTGCTCGTGCGCTTCTACACGAACCCCGACGGCGTCGCCGCCCGCCGCACGACCGTCATCGTGCTCGCCCTGCTCTCGGTGTTCTACCTGTTCCCGACCGCGTTCGGTCTGCTCGGGCGGGCCTTCGCCCCCGACCTCGCGGCGCCAGGCGAGGCCGACGCGCTCATCCTGCTGCTGCCCGGCCGACTCGTGCCGGGCATCTGGGGCGAGCTGCTCACGGCTCTCGTCATCGCGGGTGCGTTCGGCGCCTTCCTCTCGACCTCGTCCGGGCTCGTCGTCTCGCTCGCCGGCGTGATCAGCCAGGACCTGCTCGGCGGCAGCGTGCGCGGCTTCCGCATCGCGGCCGTCGTCTCGTCGCTGATCCCGCTCGTCGTGGCGCTCTCAACGGAGTCGGCCGGTCTCGCCGGCAGCGTCGGGCTCGTCTTCGCGTTCACGGCGTCGACCCTCTGCCCCATGCTGATCCTCGGCATCTGGTGGCGAGGGCTCACCGCGCGAGGGGCGATCGCGGGCATGCTCACGGGCGCACTGCTCTCGGGGGCCGCCATCCTCGGCGGCCCGCTGCTCTCGGCTGCGGTGCCCGCGCTGCGCCCGTTCCTCGAGCAGCCCGCCGCATGGACCGTGCCACTCGCCGTGCTCGTGACCGTGCTCGTCTCGCGCGGCGACCACCGGGGCATCCCGCGCGGCACCGACGCGTTCCTCACCCGACTGCATGTTCCGGAGCGGCGCGTGCACTGA
- a CDS encoding DUF485 domain-containing protein, whose product MNDEPAPGRVRVTAPRPGGGGASARPSPPHGAGPTSDIAGVYVRSLIRSQLRLAVVFAIGFAAATALFVLAIALVPDLDSSFVFGVPASWLLLGVGIYPLTLTVAGLYVRAASRNESRYRSLTEAE is encoded by the coding sequence ATGAACGACGAGCCCGCACCCGGACGGGTTCGCGTCACCGCTCCGCGACCGGGCGGGGGCGGGGCATCCGCTCGCCCATCTCCGCCGCACGGCGCCGGGCCGACGAGCGACATCGCGGGGGTCTACGTGCGCTCGCTCATCCGCTCGCAGTTGCGGCTCGCGGTCGTCTTCGCCATCGGCTTCGCGGCGGCCACCGCGCTCTTCGTGCTCGCCATCGCGCTCGTGCCCGACCTCGACTCGAGCTTCGTGTTCGGCGTGCCGGCGTCGTGGCTGCTGCTCGGCGTGGGCATCTACCCGCTGACCCTGACGGTCGCCGGCCTCTACGTGCGCGCGGCCTCGCGGAACGAGTCGCGCTACCGCTCGCTCACGGAGGCGGAGTGA
- a CDS encoding LytR/AlgR family response regulator transcription factor, producing MISVLIADDEQPAIDELAYLLGQDPRIGVIHQASSGSEAIRLLTREPVDAAFLDIHMPGLTGFDLARALARFEHRPVLVFVTADEEGALEAFDLAAVDYLLKPVRTERLHRSVGRIVEALKAGAASQTAAGATPEPEMIAVTLGGTTRMIRRDDVRYVQAQGDYARLHTEEASYLVRVPLSDLERQWADSGFVRVHRSYLVSLAHLSRIRLGSDHPSVTVGQAELPVSRRLLPALRDRLDQTIIRPRS from the coding sequence ATGATCTCCGTGCTCATCGCCGACGACGAGCAGCCCGCCATCGACGAGCTCGCCTACCTGCTCGGGCAGGACCCGCGCATCGGCGTGATCCACCAGGCATCGTCGGGGTCGGAGGCGATCCGCCTGCTGACGCGCGAACCGGTCGACGCCGCGTTCCTCGACATCCACATGCCCGGGCTCACGGGATTCGACCTGGCACGGGCGCTCGCCAGGTTCGAGCACCGCCCCGTGCTCGTCTTCGTCACCGCCGATGAAGAGGGCGCGCTCGAGGCGTTCGACCTCGCCGCGGTCGACTACCTGCTGAAGCCCGTGCGAACCGAGCGGCTGCACCGCTCGGTCGGCCGCATCGTCGAGGCGCTGAAGGCGGGGGCCGCCAGCCAGACCGCGGCCGGGGCGACGCCCGAACCCGAGATGATCGCCGTCACGCTCGGCGGCACCACCCGCATGATCCGCCGCGACGATGTGCGCTACGTGCAGGCGCAGGGCGACTACGCCCGGCTGCACACCGAAGAGGCGAGCTACCTCGTGCGGGTGCCGCTCAGCGACCTCGAGCGGCAGTGGGCCGACTCGGGCTTCGTGCGGGTGCACCGCTCGTACCTCGTGTCGCTCGCGCACCTCAGCCGCATCCGGCTGGGCTCCGACCACCCGAGCGTCACGGTCGGCCAGGCCGAGCTGCCCGTGAGCCGGCGGCTGCTGCCGGCGCTCCGCGACCGGCTCGACCAGACGATCATCCGCCCGAGATCATGA
- a CDS encoding sensor histidine kinase: protein MSESMLLAAALGVVGGALAVGLVVFLRRIVLSSKELGTDAEQATYQTLHLASQAAKHLRGGIDELDAARAGKHLRALLGCDSLAIVDRSGTIAIDGDEAVRAVAERLAAAAIAGGRQQVQRRIPIGAWETDAVVAPILGSTGALGAIVAFASPVRAGLVRATGEVADWVAAQVELGELDASRAALAEAEVRALRAQISPHFIYNSLNAIASFINTDPAQARELVLEFADFTRYSFRRHGDFTTVAEELRSIDSYLRLERARFGERLKVTLQIAPEVLSTVVPFLSIQPLVENAVRHGLESKEGGGRITITAADSGAFAEITVEDDGVGIDPEVLAAVLAGGPADAEHVGLRNVDARLRQVYGDELGLVVETGVGVGTLVRMRVPKSGPRRPSSAGTPDGRLEP, encoded by the coding sequence ATGTCCGAGTCGATGCTGCTCGCCGCCGCCCTCGGCGTGGTCGGCGGGGCACTCGCGGTCGGACTCGTCGTGTTCCTGCGCCGCATCGTGCTGAGCTCGAAGGAACTCGGCACCGACGCCGAGCAGGCGACCTACCAGACGCTGCACCTCGCCTCGCAGGCGGCGAAGCACCTGCGAGGCGGCATCGACGAACTCGACGCGGCACGGGCGGGCAAGCACCTCCGTGCGCTGCTCGGCTGCGACAGCCTCGCGATCGTCGACCGTTCGGGCACGATCGCGATCGACGGCGATGAGGCCGTGCGCGCCGTCGCCGAGCGGCTCGCCGCCGCGGCCATCGCCGGAGGACGTCAGCAGGTGCAGCGCCGCATCCCGATCGGCGCATGGGAGACGGATGCGGTCGTGGCTCCCATCCTCGGCAGCACCGGCGCACTCGGCGCGATCGTCGCCTTCGCCTCCCCCGTGCGGGCCGGCCTCGTGCGTGCGACCGGCGAGGTCGCCGACTGGGTGGCCGCGCAGGTCGAGCTCGGCGAGCTCGACGCGTCGCGCGCCGCTCTGGCGGAGGCCGAGGTGCGGGCGCTGCGCGCGCAGATCAGCCCGCATTTCATCTACAACTCGCTGAACGCGATCGCCTCGTTCATCAACACCGACCCGGCGCAGGCGCGCGAACTCGTGCTCGAGTTCGCCGACTTCACCCGGTACTCGTTCCGCCGGCACGGCGACTTCACGACCGTCGCAGAAGAGCTGCGCTCCATCGACAGCTACCTGCGCCTCGAGCGCGCCCGCTTCGGCGAGCGCCTGAAGGTCACCCTGCAGATCGCCCCCGAGGTGCTCTCGACGGTGGTGCCGTTCCTCTCGATCCAGCCGCTCGTCGAGAACGCCGTGCGGCACGGGCTCGAGTCGAAGGAAGGTGGCGGGCGCATCACGATCACGGCCGCCGACTCCGGCGCGTTCGCCGAGATCACCGTGGAGGACGACGGCGTCGGCATCGACCCTGAGGTGCTCGCCGCAGTGCTCGCCGGCGGCCCGGCGGACGCCGAGCACGTGGGGCTCCGCAACGTCGACGCACGCCTGCGACAGGTCTACGGCGACGAGCTCGGACTCGTGGTCGAGACGGGCGTCGGCGTCGGCACGCTCGTGCGCATGCGGGTGCCGAAGTCGGGGCCGCGACGCCCCTCGTCGGCCGGAACCCCCGATGGGAGACTTGAGCCATGA
- a CDS encoding DUF485 domain-containing protein, whose protein sequence is MGNEALSAETATAPPVDYRAVQQSEEFQRLRSKHRRFVFPVLAACLVWYLAYVLLAGYAHDFMSTPVFGSINVAILLGLAQVVTTFAVTTWYVRYANKELDPIAEEIRHEIETGATFTAEEATR, encoded by the coding sequence ATGGGCAACGAAGCCCTGAGCGCGGAGACCGCGACGGCCCCACCCGTCGACTACCGCGCGGTGCAACAATCCGAAGAGTTCCAGCGACTGCGTTCGAAGCACCGGAGGTTCGTCTTCCCCGTGCTGGCCGCATGCCTCGTCTGGTACCTCGCGTACGTGCTGCTGGCCGGCTACGCGCACGACTTCATGTCGACGCCAGTGTTCGGCAGCATCAACGTCGCGATCCTGCTCGGTCTCGCGCAGGTCGTGACGACCTTCGCCGTGACCACCTGGTACGTGCGCTACGCCAACAAGGAGCTCGACCCCATCGCCGAGGAGATCCGCCATGAGATCGAGACGGGCGCGACGTTCACCGCAGAGGAGGCGACCCGCTGA